A window of the Mus pahari chromosome 1, PAHARI_EIJ_v1.1, whole genome shotgun sequence genome harbors these coding sequences:
- the Eno4 gene encoding enolase 4 isoform X2, protein MGDEDGGRRGGITRDLQKLKQQAMAYYQENDVPRKLEDLLNSTFYLQPADVYGHLANYFSKLAKPPSICKIVGKAILDGLGLPTLQVEISCTIQNFPKYICSVAIPTHFEVVENALPEALDAEEAERAQAVSTAVQWINQSITEELWGLVPSNQAEVDHRLRIFFEHKVQEDKERKELEKSQEEPVPAPPPVMPPPPPPPPSKKKGQKAGRRDTLLEKPVLPAEPPEPVLHGSMAIGAVSLAVAKASATLASDPLYLTLASLKHDQEQPSTFSMPLLMGSVLSCGKSSPGKLHLMKEVICIPSPGLTTKQSIELLLEIQKQVNREMETLPPPKQETKKGHNGGKRAQPPITGKVSHLGCLTINFDAIEQPLLLIQGICSNLGLELGVNFHLAINCAGHELMDYSKGKYEVMVGTYKSAAEMVELYVDLINKYPSIIALIDPFRKEDSEQWDSLYAALTSRCYIIAGTASGSVSKLLEYRNISTLKSHGLIIKHTNQTTMSDLVEITHLINGKKHLAVFGSTDSESSDDSLVDLAVGLGARFIKLGGLSRGERMTKYNRLLAIEEELIQRGIWEDATATMAEESLGPLDSIFPTEIIEESAKT, encoded by the exons ATGGGGGATGAAGACGGCGGCCGCAGAGGCGGGATCACTAGGGACctgcagaagctgaagcagcAGGCGATGGCGTACTACCAGGAGAACGACGTCCCGCGCAAGCTGGAAGATCTGCTCAACTCCACCTTCTACCTCCAGCCTGCGGACGTCTACGGGCACCTG GCAAACTACTTTTCTAAACTTGCAAAGCCTCCCTCCATATGCAAAATAGTGGGAAAAGCCATACTGGATGGACTGGGACTTCCTACTCTACAGGTGGAAATCTCCTGCACCATTCAAAATTTCCCCAAG TACATCTGTTCCGTGGCGATACCAACTCACTTTGAAGTCGTGGAGAATGCTTTGCCAGAGGCGTTGGatgcagaggaggcagaaagggccCAGGCAGTGAGCACAGCTGTACAGTGGATCAATCAGTCCATCACAGAAGAGCTGTGGGGTCTGGTCCCCTCCAACCAGGCAGAGGTGGACCACAGGCTCAG GATCTTCTTTGAACATAAAGTAcaagaagataaagagagaaaagaattggAAAAGAGCCAGGAGGAGCCGGTCCCCGCACCTCCACCAGTAATGCCGCcgccacctcccccacccccctccaaaAAGAAAGGGCAGAAGGCAG GACGGAGGGATACTCTTTTGGAGAAACCTGTTTTACCCGCAGAGCCCCCTGAACCAGTCCTCCATGGCAGCATGGCCATAGGCGCTGTGTCCCTGGCAGTGGCCAAAGCCAGCGCGACCTTGGCCAGTGATCCTCTCTACTTAACCCTTGCATCACTGAAGCATGATCAG GAGCAGCCTTCAACATTCTCTATGCCTTTGCTAATGGGATCTGTACTGAGCTGTGGGAAGTCGTCACCTGGGAAGCTACATTTAATGAAAGAAGTGATTTGTATTCCCAGTCCTGGATTAACAACCAAACAA AGTATCGAGTTGCTTCTGGAAATTCAGAAACAAGtcaacagagagatggagaca CTTCCACCTCCAAAACAAGAGACCAAAAAAGGGCATAATGGGGGCAAAAGAGCTCAG CCACCGATCACTGGCAAGGTGTCTCACCTTGGCTGTTTAACCATCAACTTCGATGCCATAGAGCAGCCACTGCTGCTTATTCAGGGGATCTGCTCAAACCTGGGGTTGGAACTGGGAGTGAACTTCCATCTCGCCATCAACTGTGCTGGGCATGAGCTGATGGACTAC AGTAAAGGGAAGTATGAAGTGATGGTGGGCACCTACAAAAGCGCAGCTGAGATGGTGGAGCTCTATGTGGACCTGATCAACAAGTATCCTTCCATAATCGCCTTAATTGATCCTTTCAGGAAGGAG GACTCCGAGCAGTGGGACAGCCTCTATGCTGCTCTGACTTCCCGGTGCTACATAATTGCAGGCACCGCTTCCGGGAGCGTCTCTAAACTCCTAGAGTACAGAAATATAAGCACCCTGAAATCCCACGGACTGATCATAAAGCATACAAACCAAACCACAATGTCTGACTTGGTGGAAATAACCCATCTTATCAACG GTAAGAAGCACCTTGCCGTCTTTGGAAGCACAGATTCGGAGTCCTCTGATGACAGCCTTGTCGATTTG GCTGTTGGACTCGGTGCCCGGTTTATCAAGTTGGGGGGTCTTTCTCGGGGTGAACGGATGACCAAATACAACCGCCTTCTTGCTATAGAGGAAGAGCTCATCCAGAGGGGAATATGGG aGGATGCTACTGCCACAATGGCGGAAGAAAGTCTTGGGCCCCTGGACTCCATCTTCCCCACAGAGATTATAGAGGAATCAGCTAAAACATGA
- the Eno4 gene encoding enolase 4 isoform X1, producing MGDEDGGRRGGITRDLQKLKQQAMAYYQENDVPRKLEDLLNSTFYLQPADVYGHLANYFSKLAKPPSICKIVGKAILDGLGLPTLQVEISCTIQNFPKYICSVAIPTHFEVVENALPEALDAEEAERAQAVSTAVQWINQSITEELWGLVPSNQAEVDHRLRIFFEHKVQEDKERKELEKSQEEPVPAPPPVMPPPPPPPPSKKKGQKAGRRDTLLEKPVLPAEPPEPVLHGSMAIGAVSLAVAKASATLASDPLYLTLASLKHDQEQPSTFSMPLLMGSVLSCGKSSPGKLHLMKEVICIPSPGLTTKQSIELLLEIQKQVNREMETLPPPKQETKKGHNGGKRAQPPITGKVSHLGCLTINFDAIEQPLLLIQGICSNLGLELGVNFHLAINCAGHELMDYSKGKYEVMVGTYKSAAEMVELYVDLINKYPSIIALIDPFRKEDSEQWDSLYAALTSRCYIIAGTASGSVSKLLEYRNISTLKSHGLIIKHTNQTTMSDLVEITHLINGKKHLAVFGSTDSESSDDSLVDLAVGLGARFIKLGGLSRGERMTKYNRLLAIEEELIQRGIWGFSEEHNFSSFQEDATATMAEESLGPLDSIFPTEIIEESAKT from the exons ATGGGGGATGAAGACGGCGGCCGCAGAGGCGGGATCACTAGGGACctgcagaagctgaagcagcAGGCGATGGCGTACTACCAGGAGAACGACGTCCCGCGCAAGCTGGAAGATCTGCTCAACTCCACCTTCTACCTCCAGCCTGCGGACGTCTACGGGCACCTG GCAAACTACTTTTCTAAACTTGCAAAGCCTCCCTCCATATGCAAAATAGTGGGAAAAGCCATACTGGATGGACTGGGACTTCCTACTCTACAGGTGGAAATCTCCTGCACCATTCAAAATTTCCCCAAG TACATCTGTTCCGTGGCGATACCAACTCACTTTGAAGTCGTGGAGAATGCTTTGCCAGAGGCGTTGGatgcagaggaggcagaaagggccCAGGCAGTGAGCACAGCTGTACAGTGGATCAATCAGTCCATCACAGAAGAGCTGTGGGGTCTGGTCCCCTCCAACCAGGCAGAGGTGGACCACAGGCTCAG GATCTTCTTTGAACATAAAGTAcaagaagataaagagagaaaagaattggAAAAGAGCCAGGAGGAGCCGGTCCCCGCACCTCCACCAGTAATGCCGCcgccacctcccccacccccctccaaaAAGAAAGGGCAGAAGGCAG GACGGAGGGATACTCTTTTGGAGAAACCTGTTTTACCCGCAGAGCCCCCTGAACCAGTCCTCCATGGCAGCATGGCCATAGGCGCTGTGTCCCTGGCAGTGGCCAAAGCCAGCGCGACCTTGGCCAGTGATCCTCTCTACTTAACCCTTGCATCACTGAAGCATGATCAG GAGCAGCCTTCAACATTCTCTATGCCTTTGCTAATGGGATCTGTACTGAGCTGTGGGAAGTCGTCACCTGGGAAGCTACATTTAATGAAAGAAGTGATTTGTATTCCCAGTCCTGGATTAACAACCAAACAA AGTATCGAGTTGCTTCTGGAAATTCAGAAACAAGtcaacagagagatggagaca CTTCCACCTCCAAAACAAGAGACCAAAAAAGGGCATAATGGGGGCAAAAGAGCTCAG CCACCGATCACTGGCAAGGTGTCTCACCTTGGCTGTTTAACCATCAACTTCGATGCCATAGAGCAGCCACTGCTGCTTATTCAGGGGATCTGCTCAAACCTGGGGTTGGAACTGGGAGTGAACTTCCATCTCGCCATCAACTGTGCTGGGCATGAGCTGATGGACTAC AGTAAAGGGAAGTATGAAGTGATGGTGGGCACCTACAAAAGCGCAGCTGAGATGGTGGAGCTCTATGTGGACCTGATCAACAAGTATCCTTCCATAATCGCCTTAATTGATCCTTTCAGGAAGGAG GACTCCGAGCAGTGGGACAGCCTCTATGCTGCTCTGACTTCCCGGTGCTACATAATTGCAGGCACCGCTTCCGGGAGCGTCTCTAAACTCCTAGAGTACAGAAATATAAGCACCCTGAAATCCCACGGACTGATCATAAAGCATACAAACCAAACCACAATGTCTGACTTGGTGGAAATAACCCATCTTATCAACG GTAAGAAGCACCTTGCCGTCTTTGGAAGCACAGATTCGGAGTCCTCTGATGACAGCCTTGTCGATTTG GCTGTTGGACTCGGTGCCCGGTTTATCAAGTTGGGGGGTCTTTCTCGGGGTGAACGGATGACCAAATACAACCGCCTTCTTGCTATAGAGGAAGAGCTCATCCAGAGGGGAATATGGG gcttCAGTGAAGAACacaacttttcttcctttcaagaGGATGCTACTGCCACAATGGCGGAAGAAAGTCTTGGGCCCCTGGACTCCATCTTCCCCACAGAGATTATAGAGGAATCAGCTAAAACATGA